A stretch of the Papaver somniferum cultivar HN1 chromosome 6, ASM357369v1, whole genome shotgun sequence genome encodes the following:
- the LOC113289859 gene encoding uncharacterized protein LOC113289859 isoform X1 translates to MCILCVIQKCSRRVAIMLPWLIIPLVGLWALSQLLPPGFRFEITSPRLACLMVLLVTLFWYEVLMPKLSSWRIRRSAWLRERKRVQAIELQKLRKMAVRRCRNCLTAYRDQNPGGGGKFMCSYCGHISKRPVLDIPGSADLDAKKSGFVGDLVGKSGKIWNEKVWSEHGWICSNDWLDNGNWVPGSFTENSIWVKNGGKLYSGKDLCFADKSYSVVVVFFVKVLFSFFFSVRWLWRKFFKVSSSEDGSSDAEHMGMSKKGGNGVNMYESKVEKARRKAEEKRHARLERELLEEEERKQREDVAKLVEERRRLRDEEMEAEKLQVRGSANGKEKDSKREAEKKRQERRKDKDKGSSKSSSDCEEIDRRAGKEMDRKRELDKRSEIERRDQQKAATTQISESRHGIKVSTANVTKGTGTRYLERVRGSLISSSKALNGTSFFGKGTRMNQTSATNISKANKLNGFVDHAQGSANQRDMSSSTHAPVIVNSNGDNNAIGASSHRPGGSEMQSQTVKKSWQQLFTRSPGMPNMSPQIEGQRPNFHRQSLQMHSFENQLGSNLALPSHVSLSPNGSKSSNSYSSLAAKPIFPVAGEPPYSLAQEESEIFEDPCYVPDPAALLGPVSESLDHFSYDLGTGFMRNSLPQNSMPLKHVITSMEVSKPSPIEPPMSRLHGIEVRLTNSFPCSPKTPERNSSPLNESNSGTWQMWGTSPLVQDGLGFVGGSSSWLSPIGQNSKNMTSKFVVDNQVPPGNHFQRGVQPGSCLTGWTFSPICAGLYENDPWLPNPISPPLSGVRECYSVPVSPPPDISQSELIYGSSSRSATRQPFEPSPVIRWPKKDSSVHGLEDGITDPTMGRPHIGGLFSTPDVQSVWSYN, encoded by the exons ATGTGCATCCTTTGTGTCATTCAGAAATGTTCTAGGAGGGTTGCTATAATGCTTCCATGGTTAATAATTCCCCTCGTTGGTCTTTGGGCACTTTCTCAGTTGTTGCCACCTGGTTTTAGGTTTGAGATTACGTCTCCTAGACTAGCTTGTCTAATGGTATTATTAGTTACTCTTTTCTGGTATGAGGTTTTAATGCCAAAGCTATCATCCTGGAGGATACGCAGGAGTGCTTGGCTCAGAGAGAGAAAGAGGGTTCAAGCTATAGAGTTACAGAAGCTAAGGAAGATGGCAGTGAGACGATGCAGGAATTGTTTGACTGCATATCGTGATCAGAACCCAGGTGGAGGGGGAAAGTTTATGTGTTCATACTGTGGTCATATATCCAAAAGACCAGTTCTTGATATTCCTGGCTCTGCTGACTTGGATGCTAAGAAGTCTGGGTTTGTGGGGGATTTGGTGGGTAAGAGTGGCAAAATATGGAATGAAAAGGTTTGGTCAGAGCATGGTTGGATTTGTAGTAATGATTGGTTAGACAATGGGAACTGGGTTCCTGGGTCTTTCACCGAGAATAGTATCTGGGTAAAGAATGGTGGTAAGCTATACAGTGGTAAAGATCTTTGTTTTGCAGACAAATCATACTCGGTCGTTGTTGTTtttttcgtcaaggttttgttcTCTTTCTTTTTTAGTGTAAGGTGGTTGTGGAGGAAATTTTTTAAAGTATCCTCAAGTGAAGATGGTTCATCAGATGCAGAGCATATGGGGATGTCTAAAAAGGGGGGAAATGGAGTTAATATGTATGAGAGTAAAGTTGAGAAAGCTCGTAGGAAAGCTGAAGAAAAGAGACATGCTAGGTTAGAGAGGGAGCTTTTAGAGGAGGAAGAACGGAAGCAACGAGAGGATGTTGCAAAATTAGTGGAAGAAAGGAGGAGACTGAGGGATGAAGAAATGGAGGCAGAAAAACTGCAGGTTAGAGGCTCAGCTAATGGCAAGGAAAAAGATAGTAAGAGAGAAGCAGAAAAGAAGCGTCAAGAAAGAAGGAAGGATAAAGATAAAGGGTCTAGTAAGAGTAGCTCTGACTGCGAGGAGATTGACCGCAGAGCTGGCAAGGAAATGGATAGGAAACGTGAGCTTGACAAGAGGAGTGAAATTGAGAGGCGGGATCAGCAGAAAGCCGCCACCACTCAGATCTCCGAATCGAGGCATGGTATAAAAGTATCAACTGCAAACGTCACCAAGGGAACTGGTACTAGATACCTGGAGCGTGTAAGGGGATccctaatttcttcttctaaagctTTAAATGGCACTAGTTTTTTTGGAAAGGGCACTCGTATGAACCAAACTTCTGCAACAAATATTTCAAAAGCAAACAAGCTTAATGGTTTTGTGGATCATGCCCAAGGCTCTGCGAACCAGAGAGATATGAGCAGCAGTACACATGCACCTGTAATAGTCAACtcaaatggagataataatgccATTGGAGCCAGTTCTCATCGACCT GGTGGTTCAGAGATGCAGTCACAAACCGTGAAAAAGTCATGGCAACAGTTATTCACTCGTTCTCCAGGCATGCCTAATATGAGCCCCCAAATAGAAGGTCAAAGGCCGAACTTTCATCGTCAGTCGCTGCAAATGCATTCTTTCGAGAATCAGCTTGGTTCAAACCTAGCATTGCCTTCACACGTGTCTTTATCCCCAAATGGTTCTAAAAGTAGcaattcttattcttctttaGCAGCTAAACCAATTTTTCCTGTTGCTGGAGAACCACCTTACAGTTTGGCTCAAGAGGAGAGCGAAATTTTCGAAGACCCTTGTTATGTTCCTGATCCAGCAGCTTTACTTGGTCCAGTCTCAGAATCGCTTGATCATTTTTCATATGACCTTGGCACAGGGTTCATGAGAAACAGTCTGCCCCAAAATTCCATGCCTTTAAAGCATGTAATTACATCCATGGAAGTTAGTAAGCCCTCTCCAATAGAGCCTCCTATGTCGCGGTTACACGGCATAGAAGTGAGGCTTACAAACTCATTCCCCTGCAGCCCGAAGACCCCGGAACGGAACTCCTCGCCTCTGAATGAATCGAACAGTGGAACATGGCAGATGTGGGGCACCTCACCACTTGTTCAGGATGGCCTTGGTTTTGTAGGGGGTTCGTCGAGCTGGCTTTCACCAATAGGGCAAAATTCCAAGAATATGACATCAAAGTTTGTAGTGGACAACCAAGTCCCTCCTGGGAACCATTTTCAGCGAGGTGTTCAACCTGGTAGTTGCTTAACTGGTTGGACATTTAGTCCTATCTGTGCTGGTTTGTATGAGAACGATCCGTGGCTACCAAATCCGATCTCCCCACCACTGTCGGGCGTTAGAGAATGCTATTCCGTACCAGTTTCTCCTCCACCCGATATATCCCAGAGTGAGTTGATTTATGGCAGTTCAAGCAGATCAGCCACCAGACAACCATTCGAACCATCCCCTGTCATTCGCTGGCCCAA GAAGGACTCCTCTGTGCATGGGTTAGAAGATGGCATCACAGACCCAACCATGGGAAGGCCTCATATTGGGGGCCTATTTTCTACACCAGATGTACAGTCAGTTTGGTCATATAACTGA
- the LOC113289859 gene encoding stress response protein nst1-like isoform X2 — protein MKTLERLPLGFLSSLQSSWTAIWSAWLRERKRVQAIELQKLRKMAVRRCRNCLTAYRDQNPGGGGKFMCSYCGHISKRPVLDIPGSADLDAKKSGFVGDLVGKSGKIWNEKVWSEHGWICSNDWLDNGNWVPGSFTENSIWVKNGGKLYSGKDLCFADKSYSVVVVFFVKVLFSFFFSVRWLWRKFFKVSSSEDGSSDAEHMGMSKKGGNGVNMYESKVEKARRKAEEKRHARLERELLEEEERKQREDVAKLVEERRRLRDEEMEAEKLQVRGSANGKEKDSKREAEKKRQERRKDKDKGSSKSSSDCEEIDRRAGKEMDRKRELDKRSEIERRDQQKAATTQISESRHGIKVSTANVTKGTGTRYLERVRGSLISSSKALNGTSFFGKGTRMNQTSATNISKANKLNGFVDHAQGSANQRDMSSSTHAPVIVNSNGDNNAIGASSHRPGGSEMQSQTVKKSWQQLFTRSPGMPNMSPQIEGQRPNFHRQSLQMHSFENQLGSNLALPSHVSLSPNGSKSSNSYSSLAAKPIFPVAGEPPYSLAQEESEIFEDPCYVPDPAALLGPVSESLDHFSYDLGTGFMRNSLPQNSMPLKHVITSMEVSKPSPIEPPMSRLHGIEVRLTNSFPCSPKTPERNSSPLNESNSGTWQMWGTSPLVQDGLGFVGGSSSWLSPIGQNSKNMTSKFVVDNQVPPGNHFQRGVQPGSCLTGWTFSPICAGLYENDPWLPNPISPPLSGVRECYSVPVSPPPDISQSELIYGSSSRSATRQPFEPSPVIRWPKKDSSVHGLEDGITDPTMGRPHIGGLFSTPDVQSVWSYN, from the exons ATGAAAACCTTGGAAAGACTTCCATTAGGGTTTTTATCGTCTCTACAATCCTCTTGGACGGCAATTTG GAGTGCTTGGCTCAGAGAGAGAAAGAGGGTTCAAGCTATAGAGTTACAGAAGCTAAGGAAGATGGCAGTGAGACGATGCAGGAATTGTTTGACTGCATATCGTGATCAGAACCCAGGTGGAGGGGGAAAGTTTATGTGTTCATACTGTGGTCATATATCCAAAAGACCAGTTCTTGATATTCCTGGCTCTGCTGACTTGGATGCTAAGAAGTCTGGGTTTGTGGGGGATTTGGTGGGTAAGAGTGGCAAAATATGGAATGAAAAGGTTTGGTCAGAGCATGGTTGGATTTGTAGTAATGATTGGTTAGACAATGGGAACTGGGTTCCTGGGTCTTTCACCGAGAATAGTATCTGGGTAAAGAATGGTGGTAAGCTATACAGTGGTAAAGATCTTTGTTTTGCAGACAAATCATACTCGGTCGTTGTTGTTtttttcgtcaaggttttgttcTCTTTCTTTTTTAGTGTAAGGTGGTTGTGGAGGAAATTTTTTAAAGTATCCTCAAGTGAAGATGGTTCATCAGATGCAGAGCATATGGGGATGTCTAAAAAGGGGGGAAATGGAGTTAATATGTATGAGAGTAAAGTTGAGAAAGCTCGTAGGAAAGCTGAAGAAAAGAGACATGCTAGGTTAGAGAGGGAGCTTTTAGAGGAGGAAGAACGGAAGCAACGAGAGGATGTTGCAAAATTAGTGGAAGAAAGGAGGAGACTGAGGGATGAAGAAATGGAGGCAGAAAAACTGCAGGTTAGAGGCTCAGCTAATGGCAAGGAAAAAGATAGTAAGAGAGAAGCAGAAAAGAAGCGTCAAGAAAGAAGGAAGGATAAAGATAAAGGGTCTAGTAAGAGTAGCTCTGACTGCGAGGAGATTGACCGCAGAGCTGGCAAGGAAATGGATAGGAAACGTGAGCTTGACAAGAGGAGTGAAATTGAGAGGCGGGATCAGCAGAAAGCCGCCACCACTCAGATCTCCGAATCGAGGCATGGTATAAAAGTATCAACTGCAAACGTCACCAAGGGAACTGGTACTAGATACCTGGAGCGTGTAAGGGGATccctaatttcttcttctaaagctTTAAATGGCACTAGTTTTTTTGGAAAGGGCACTCGTATGAACCAAACTTCTGCAACAAATATTTCAAAAGCAAACAAGCTTAATGGTTTTGTGGATCATGCCCAAGGCTCTGCGAACCAGAGAGATATGAGCAGCAGTACACATGCACCTGTAATAGTCAACtcaaatggagataataatgccATTGGAGCCAGTTCTCATCGACCT GGTGGTTCAGAGATGCAGTCACAAACCGTGAAAAAGTCATGGCAACAGTTATTCACTCGTTCTCCAGGCATGCCTAATATGAGCCCCCAAATAGAAGGTCAAAGGCCGAACTTTCATCGTCAGTCGCTGCAAATGCATTCTTTCGAGAATCAGCTTGGTTCAAACCTAGCATTGCCTTCACACGTGTCTTTATCCCCAAATGGTTCTAAAAGTAGcaattcttattcttctttaGCAGCTAAACCAATTTTTCCTGTTGCTGGAGAACCACCTTACAGTTTGGCTCAAGAGGAGAGCGAAATTTTCGAAGACCCTTGTTATGTTCCTGATCCAGCAGCTTTACTTGGTCCAGTCTCAGAATCGCTTGATCATTTTTCATATGACCTTGGCACAGGGTTCATGAGAAACAGTCTGCCCCAAAATTCCATGCCTTTAAAGCATGTAATTACATCCATGGAAGTTAGTAAGCCCTCTCCAATAGAGCCTCCTATGTCGCGGTTACACGGCATAGAAGTGAGGCTTACAAACTCATTCCCCTGCAGCCCGAAGACCCCGGAACGGAACTCCTCGCCTCTGAATGAATCGAACAGTGGAACATGGCAGATGTGGGGCACCTCACCACTTGTTCAGGATGGCCTTGGTTTTGTAGGGGGTTCGTCGAGCTGGCTTTCACCAATAGGGCAAAATTCCAAGAATATGACATCAAAGTTTGTAGTGGACAACCAAGTCCCTCCTGGGAACCATTTTCAGCGAGGTGTTCAACCTGGTAGTTGCTTAACTGGTTGGACATTTAGTCCTATCTGTGCTGGTTTGTATGAGAACGATCCGTGGCTACCAAATCCGATCTCCCCACCACTGTCGGGCGTTAGAGAATGCTATTCCGTACCAGTTTCTCCTCCACCCGATATATCCCAGAGTGAGTTGATTTATGGCAGTTCAAGCAGATCAGCCACCAGACAACCATTCGAACCATCCCCTGTCATTCGCTGGCCCAA GAAGGACTCCTCTGTGCATGGGTTAGAAGATGGCATCACAGACCCAACCATGGGAAGGCCTCATATTGGGGGCCTATTTTCTACACCAGATGTACAGTCAGTTTGGTCATATAACTGA